One region of Cobetia sp. cqz5-12 genomic DNA includes:
- the lgt gene encoding prolipoprotein diacylglyceryl transferase → MLQYPEIDPVALALGPFKIHWYGLMYVIGFAAAWGLARARRARVGLSQDAVGDLIFFGALGVVLGGRLGYAIFYGFDKLLADPVWIFKVWDGGMSFHGGLLGVLIAMLMFARRHQLTFFQLTDFIAPMVPIGLGAGRLGNFINQELPGRITDVSWGMVYPLYGPEPRHPSQLYQFALEGVALFAILWFVSREPRQKGLISGLFLLCYGGFRFITEFFRQPDSQLGFIAFDWLTMGQLLSLPMVLFGLLLMAWSRGQEVAQPPVPRAS, encoded by the coding sequence ATGTTGCAATATCCTGAGATCGACCCCGTGGCGCTGGCGCTGGGGCCCTTCAAGATTCACTGGTACGGGTTGATGTACGTGATCGGTTTCGCGGCGGCCTGGGGGCTGGCGCGAGCACGTCGCGCACGTGTCGGCCTGAGTCAGGACGCGGTGGGCGACCTGATCTTCTTCGGTGCCCTGGGTGTGGTGCTGGGTGGCCGCCTGGGGTACGCGATCTTCTACGGCTTCGACAAGCTGCTGGCGGATCCGGTGTGGATCTTCAAGGTCTGGGATGGCGGCATGAGCTTCCATGGCGGCCTGTTGGGCGTGTTGATCGCGATGCTGATGTTCGCACGTCGTCATCAGCTGACCTTCTTCCAGCTGACCGATTTCATCGCGCCGATGGTGCCGATCGGCCTCGGTGCGGGGCGCTTGGGCAACTTCATCAATCAGGAGCTGCCGGGTCGCATCACTGATGTCTCCTGGGGCATGGTCTATCCGCTCTACGGGCCGGAACCGCGTCATCCCTCGCAGCTCTATCAGTTTGCACTGGAAGGCGTCGCGCTGTTCGCTATCCTGTGGTTCGTCTCGCGCGAACCGCGTCAGAAGGGCTTGATCTCCGGCCTGTTCCTGCTCTGCTACGGTGGCTTCCGGTTCATCACCGAATTCTTCCGTCAGCCGGATTCCCAGCTCGGCTTCATCGCCTTTGACTGGCTGACCATGGGCCAGCTGCTGTCGCTGCCGATGGTGCTGTTCGGGCTGCTGTTGATGGCCTGGTCGCGCGGTCAGGAAGTGGCGCAGCCGCCGGTGCCTCGGGCTTCCTGA
- a CDS encoding sulfite exporter TauE/SafE family protein, whose product MWWWYPLLGAVAGMIAGLFGIGGGLVIVPVLAAAFVLQGVAPEVLMHLAIGTSLATIVVTSLSSARAHHERGAVRLDWLKRLLPGLVVGTGLGVVLASELSGETLKLAFGVFVLLVAAKLGLDLKVGQMAQAPGRVGQFVGGSTVGVISSLFGIGGGTVMVPMLSSWQARMTEAVGTAAAAGFPIALTAALTNIVVGWHAPNLPEHAIGYVHWVAWLGIVLVSVPFARLGARLAHALPALLLKRLFALILVIVGLRFLLA is encoded by the coding sequence ATGTGGTGGTGGTATCCCCTGTTGGGCGCAGTCGCCGGCATGATTGCGGGGTTGTTCGGGATAGGCGGCGGTCTGGTCATCGTGCCGGTGCTGGCCGCGGCCTTCGTGCTGCAAGGCGTCGCGCCGGAGGTGTTGATGCATCTGGCGATCGGCACCTCGCTGGCCACCATCGTGGTGACCTCGCTGTCGTCGGCGCGGGCGCATCATGAGCGCGGTGCGGTGCGCCTCGACTGGCTCAAGCGTCTGTTGCCCGGGCTGGTGGTCGGCACCGGGCTCGGCGTGGTGCTGGCCAGTGAGCTGAGCGGCGAGACGCTCAAGCTGGCGTTCGGCGTCTTCGTGCTGCTGGTGGCGGCAAAGCTCGGGCTGGACCTCAAGGTGGGCCAGATGGCCCAGGCCCCCGGGCGGGTCGGTCAGTTCGTGGGCGGCAGTACCGTCGGCGTGATTTCCTCGCTGTTCGGCATCGGTGGCGGCACGGTGATGGTGCCGATGCTCTCCAGCTGGCAGGCTCGCATGACTGAAGCGGTGGGGACTGCGGCCGCGGCAGGCTTTCCCATCGCGCTGACCGCCGCACTGACCAACATCGTGGTCGGCTGGCATGCCCCCAATCTACCGGAGCACGCCATCGGCTATGTCCACTGGGTAGCGTGGCTGGGCATCGTGCTGGTGTCGGTGCCCTTCGCGCGCCTCGGGGCGCGGCTGGCGCATGCCTTGCCGGCCCTGCTGCTCAAGCGCCTGTTCGCGCTGATTCTGGTCATCGTCGGACTGCGGTTTCTGCTGGCGTGA
- a CDS encoding response regulator: protein MFSRRASSVEPPPAVAVASNAQNPASGLEKVWARMIRLTAGPLLLAELAVALSFLVGAAVVWDSTQHAAVDTALGELRQEHSLATALVSERLETQQRRLQILARYARRHLDFGANTSSAYDDGLDQFSLTEQGQLFRPVSRGGAALYGEFTGPLSDEDRDAGRRLMHMQWLLSDLYSSDPLISRLFVSLDNSMVMLYPWFNVLDAFAPGSDFMPYTGVLPDTVRQLAENTDNGAARVVWLPQHPGPAGLPQITALAEVSLGNGQKARVGLDLALPQMEARLLLPGHAPSDAFWLVDDHLNVWAASSNVGDGLSQELPADIAREMDTSLRGATLDDPHGTQVVVWDSLPVTGWRLVSSTRLEVPGQVPLLTLLLGSGGALLLVFAVVMLILQWRLRRMDQRLGQPLEWLARQSERIENGEVMEEYPPVGRQAYPADDILRRHRGAVALLRRGRGHELDALPLPAFVMRHGLLAMANPAFEKLFGLVLHEALGRSVGSLLMLEPNPSVPSSRELRVHDAEGRMRRMRLELCRFNNDPAQVLGVMIDESEHDQASQQLLVARDRAREEARLKSDYLDMLHAELTPPLQGLVRKLGQLRRERHIEDAELSLLQGRLDSVAQLLDALTEREEVVRTPLEENDFSPTETLGALLEDMQQRHHDVGCPFEWQLGPMPEALRGDVRRLAQLFEHLAEGCVRHESASHQSLLLEQQQTCDLPACRDAAFSAEGSDDEGAGCCCLRLELRGHVGLDISHQSPSSLVMARRLIDELGGSYRQINVDDEQALEILLPMTWPGKSTETRILVVDDGPVNAMLARTVLGRQGLLVDTASSGEEALAAREQHFYALVFMDIFMPGMDGVSVSQRWREQEAAAGSGRRSVIIALTANASEADRERFFAAGLDDYLGKPYRPQALIDKVSMWLPDVTLTPRASGNSEGSLSTDG from the coding sequence ATGTTCTCGCGCCGTGCTTCCTCTGTCGAGCCACCGCCTGCTGTGGCAGTGGCTTCGAATGCCCAGAATCCCGCCAGTGGCCTGGAGAAGGTCTGGGCGCGCATGATTCGGCTGACGGCTGGCCCGCTGCTGCTGGCGGAGCTGGCGGTGGCGTTGAGCTTTCTGGTCGGGGCCGCCGTGGTCTGGGACAGCACGCAACATGCCGCCGTCGATACCGCGCTGGGGGAGCTCAGGCAGGAGCATTCACTGGCCACGGCGCTGGTCAGCGAGCGTCTGGAGACCCAGCAGCGTCGCCTGCAGATTCTGGCGCGCTATGCACGGCGCCATCTGGACTTCGGGGCCAACACGAGCAGCGCCTATGACGATGGCCTGGACCAGTTCTCGCTTACCGAGCAGGGTCAGTTGTTCAGACCGGTATCGCGTGGGGGAGCCGCACTCTACGGCGAATTCACAGGACCGTTGAGCGATGAGGATCGCGACGCCGGACGACGACTGATGCATATGCAGTGGCTGCTGTCGGACCTCTACTCGTCGGACCCCCTGATCTCACGCCTGTTCGTGAGCCTCGATAACAGCATGGTCATGCTCTACCCCTGGTTCAACGTGCTGGACGCCTTTGCGCCGGGCAGCGATTTCATGCCCTATACCGGCGTGCTGCCGGACACCGTGCGTCAGCTTGCCGAGAACACCGACAATGGAGCGGCGCGCGTGGTCTGGCTGCCGCAGCACCCGGGGCCAGCCGGTCTGCCACAGATCACGGCGCTGGCGGAGGTCTCTCTCGGCAATGGTCAGAAGGCGCGTGTTGGGCTGGATCTCGCGCTGCCGCAGATGGAGGCACGTCTGCTACTGCCGGGCCATGCCCCTTCGGATGCCTTCTGGCTGGTCGATGACCACCTGAACGTATGGGCGGCCAGCAGCAATGTCGGCGACGGCCTTTCTCAGGAGCTGCCCGCGGATATCGCCCGCGAGATGGATACCAGCCTGCGCGGCGCCACGCTGGATGACCCGCATGGGACTCAGGTGGTGGTGTGGGACAGCTTGCCGGTCACGGGTTGGCGCCTGGTGTCCAGCACGCGACTCGAGGTACCCGGTCAGGTGCCGCTGCTGACCCTGCTGCTGGGCAGTGGTGGCGCGCTGCTGCTGGTGTTTGCCGTCGTCATGCTCATCTTGCAATGGCGGCTCAGGCGCATGGACCAGCGCCTGGGGCAGCCCCTGGAGTGGTTGGCGCGCCAGAGCGAGCGTATCGAGAACGGTGAGGTGATGGAGGAGTATCCGCCGGTGGGGCGGCAGGCCTATCCGGCGGATGACATCCTGCGTCGCCATCGTGGGGCCGTGGCCTTGCTGCGTCGGGGTCGTGGCCATGAGCTGGATGCCTTGCCGCTGCCGGCCTTCGTGATGCGCCATGGTCTGTTGGCGATGGCCAACCCGGCCTTCGAGAAGCTGTTCGGGCTGGTATTGCATGAGGCGCTGGGGCGGTCGGTGGGCAGCTTGCTGATGCTGGAGCCCAACCCCAGCGTGCCCAGCAGTCGTGAACTCCGGGTACATGACGCCGAGGGCCGCATGCGGCGGATGCGGCTGGAACTGTGTCGCTTCAACAATGACCCGGCGCAGGTGCTCGGCGTGATGATCGATGAGTCAGAGCACGATCAGGCCAGCCAGCAGTTGCTGGTCGCGCGTGACCGTGCCCGCGAAGAGGCGCGTCTGAAGAGTGATTATCTGGACATGCTGCACGCTGAACTGACGCCGCCGCTGCAAGGTCTGGTGCGCAAGCTTGGTCAGCTCAGGCGTGAGCGTCATATCGAGGATGCTGAGCTCAGCCTGCTGCAGGGGCGTCTCGACAGCGTGGCGCAACTGCTGGATGCCCTGACCGAGCGCGAGGAAGTGGTGCGGACGCCGCTGGAAGAGAATGACTTCTCACCGACCGAGACGCTCGGGGCACTGCTCGAGGATATGCAGCAGCGCCATCATGATGTCGGCTGCCCCTTCGAGTGGCAGCTGGGGCCGATGCCGGAGGCATTGCGCGGTGATGTGCGTCGCCTTGCGCAGCTGTTCGAGCATCTGGCGGAAGGCTGCGTGCGTCACGAGAGCGCCAGTCATCAATCCTTGCTGCTTGAACAGCAGCAAACCTGTGACCTGCCGGCCTGTCGCGATGCAGCGTTCTCTGCCGAGGGCTCAGACGATGAGGGCGCTGGCTGTTGTTGCCTGCGGCTCGAACTGCGTGGGCATGTCGGTCTCGATATCAGCCATCAATCGCCCTCGAGTCTTGTCATGGCGCGGCGCTTGATCGACGAGCTGGGCGGCAGCTATCGCCAGATCAACGTGGACGACGAGCAGGCGCTGGAAATCCTGCTGCCGATGACATGGCCGGGCAAGTCCACTGAAACCCGTATCCTGGTAGTGGATGACGGGCCGGTGAATGCGATGCTGGCGCGCACGGTGCTTGGGCGGCAGGGGTTGTTGGTCGATACCGCCAGCAGCGGTGAAGAGGCGCTGGCCGCACGTGAACAGCATTTCTATGCACTGGTGTTCATGGATATCTTCATGCCCGGCATGGATGGCGTCAGTGTCAGCCAGCGCTGGCGCGAGCAGGAAGCCGCCGCCGGCAGCGGGCGGCGCAGTGTCATCATCGCGCTGACCGCCAATGCCAGTGAAGCCGATCGCGAGCGCTTCTTCGCCGCCGGGCTGGATGATTATCTGGGCAAGCCCTACCGTCCCCAGGCGCTGATCGACAAGGTCAGCATGTGGCTGCCTGACGTGACACTGACGCCACGCGCGTCCGGCAACAGCGAAGGTTCGCTATCAACAGACGGCTGA
- a CDS encoding NRDE family protein produces the protein MCLMAFDWQPDSARGECLLLIGNRDEFHARATAGLCVWPDGVLCGGRDLVAGGGWLVMHPAGSLATLTNVRQLDRPAPTASISRGQLVAAAARQALGRCSRWRLEDWLRALVAGESVPAALEGADAQKLSALTLEAVDWCNLLVCDGKALWRLHHGPQGAEVSRLDAGIHSLSNSHPDVDWPKQRRLSERLAALLAPSARAGETTARPLSDDALLGLLKDDWRPAVNQLPATGLALEREVLLSSPFIVSTEYGTRASTLVRWQRHSARDTADASDVVQILTLLERRFSPEGHTIASRRARTRSIATESGEEGDIGSWRLS, from the coding sequence ATGTGCCTGATGGCATTTGACTGGCAACCGGACTCGGCGCGGGGCGAATGCCTGCTACTGATCGGCAATCGAGATGAATTTCACGCACGCGCCACCGCCGGGCTCTGCGTATGGCCGGATGGTGTCCTGTGCGGCGGGCGCGACCTGGTGGCCGGCGGCGGCTGGCTGGTCATGCACCCCGCCGGCAGCCTCGCCACGCTGACCAACGTGCGCCAGCTGGACCGCCCTGCCCCGACGGCCAGCATCAGCCGTGGCCAGCTGGTCGCGGCAGCGGCACGTCAGGCACTGGGCCGATGCTCACGCTGGCGCCTTGAAGACTGGTTGCGCGCACTGGTCGCAGGAGAGAGCGTGCCCGCGGCACTGGAGGGAGCGGATGCACAGAAGCTGTCTGCGCTGACGCTTGAAGCCGTGGACTGGTGCAACCTGCTGGTCTGCGATGGCAAGGCGTTGTGGCGTCTGCATCATGGCCCGCAAGGGGCCGAGGTGAGCCGACTCGACGCGGGCATCCACAGCCTGAGCAACAGCCATCCCGATGTCGACTGGCCCAAGCAACGACGCCTGAGCGAACGCCTGGCAGCCCTCCTCGCCCCGTCAGCCCGTGCTGGCGAAACAACCGCTCGACCATTGAGCGACGATGCGCTACTTGGCCTGCTCAAGGATGACTGGCGGCCCGCGGTGAATCAGCTGCCGGCCACCGGGCTTGCCCTCGAACGCGAAGTCCTGTTGTCCAGCCCGTTCATCGTCAGTACCGAATATGGCACGCGGGCCTCGACCCTGGTGCGCTGGCAACGCCACTCGGCCAGGGACACGGCTGATGCCTCCGATGTGGTGCAGATCCTGACCCTGCTGGAACGCCGCTTCAGCCCTGAAGGTCACACCATCGCCAGCCGCAGGGCCAGGACACGCTCGATCGCCACGGAGAGCGGCGAGGAAGGAGATATCGGCAGCTGGCGACTCAGCTAG
- the ptsP gene encoding phosphoenolpyruvate--protein phosphotransferase: protein MLEVLRRIVQEVNGARSLDAALATMVLRIRKAMKTDVCSVYLLAPESDRFVLKDTIGLRSSSVGQVSLARGEGLVGMVALREEPLNLEDAPAHPQFRYFEETGEERFSSFLGVPIIHQRRVLGVLVIQQHEKRRFDEGEEAFLVTLGAQLAGVLAHALATGALGKLAGTSGQATFSGVAGSPGIAIGKAFVLSPPADLDAVPDLIPTDIEFEIARLKEAINAVREEIRVAAERLASRISTQEHALFEVYQQMLGDAALGQEVEKRIREGQWAPAALADIVRRHVQYLERVDDDYLRERAADIRDLGRRVLSHLQEEGDSGPIEYPENTILIGHEISPATLGEVPRERLKGLVAVSGSSTSHVAILARAMGIPTVLGMVDLPLSRLGGAPVILDGHRGRLVVRPELELGAYYSRLIEEEQALSALLEQEQDLPSVTPDGHVLPLMVNTGLALDSVASLKSRVGGVGLYRTEVPFMMSDRFPSEQEQARLYREQLLGFAPLPVTMRTLDIGGDKDLPYFPINEANPFLGWRGIRVTLDHPEVLMVQLRAMLRAAEGLDNLRIMLPMISGIEEVDAALALVNRALVELAEEGINVSRPSVGVMIEVPAALYQLEALATRVDFFSVGSNDLTQYLLAVDRNNPRVASLYDACHPAVLRALARLSEESRALKMPVSVCGELAGDPAGALLLLGMGFDSLSMNAPSLPRVRAAIRRVSLSAAQGLVDEVLCQPTADEVHALLLHRLQAWDLDHLLPPRDNAPVAQKAGETTS from the coding sequence ATGCTTGAGGTGCTACGTCGTATCGTTCAGGAGGTCAATGGCGCACGTTCTCTGGACGCGGCACTGGCGACCATGGTGTTGCGCATACGCAAGGCCATGAAGACGGATGTCTGCTCCGTCTATCTGCTGGCACCGGAAAGCGATCGCTTCGTGCTCAAGGACACCATTGGTCTGCGCTCGTCGTCGGTGGGGCAGGTCAGTCTGGCACGTGGCGAGGGCCTGGTCGGGATGGTGGCGCTCAGAGAAGAGCCGCTCAACCTCGAGGATGCGCCCGCACACCCCCAATTCCGCTATTTCGAGGAGACCGGAGAGGAACGTTTCTCCAGCTTCCTCGGTGTCCCCATCATTCATCAGCGTCGCGTGCTCGGGGTGCTGGTCATCCAGCAGCACGAGAAGCGCCGTTTCGATGAAGGTGAGGAAGCCTTCCTTGTCACCCTTGGCGCTCAGCTGGCGGGAGTGCTGGCTCACGCGCTGGCCACGGGGGCGCTGGGCAAGCTGGCCGGCACCAGCGGCCAGGCGACCTTCTCCGGCGTGGCCGGCTCGCCCGGTATCGCCATCGGCAAGGCCTTCGTGCTGTCCCCACCCGCCGACCTGGACGCCGTCCCCGATCTCATCCCCACCGATATCGAATTCGAGATCGCACGCCTCAAGGAGGCGATCAACGCCGTGCGCGAAGAGATTCGCGTCGCGGCGGAGCGCCTCGCCAGCCGTATCTCCACCCAGGAACATGCGCTGTTCGAGGTCTATCAGCAGATGCTGGGTGACGCGGCGCTGGGACAGGAAGTCGAGAAGCGCATCCGTGAAGGGCAGTGGGCGCCGGCGGCGCTGGCCGATATCGTGCGCCGCCATGTGCAGTACCTCGAGCGTGTCGATGACGACTATCTGCGCGAACGAGCCGCCGACATTCGGGATCTTGGACGCCGAGTGTTGTCACACCTTCAGGAAGAGGGTGACAGCGGTCCGATCGAATATCCGGAGAACACCATTCTCATCGGCCACGAGATCAGCCCCGCCACGCTGGGGGAGGTTCCGCGTGAACGCCTCAAGGGGCTGGTCGCGGTCAGTGGCTCGAGTACCTCGCATGTCGCCATCCTCGCGCGTGCGATGGGGATTCCCACCGTGCTTGGCATGGTGGATCTTCCGTTGTCGCGACTGGGCGGTGCACCGGTCATTCTCGATGGTCACCGTGGTCGACTGGTGGTGCGTCCCGAGCTTGAGCTCGGCGCCTACTATTCACGGTTGATCGAGGAGGAGCAGGCGTTGAGTGCGCTGCTGGAGCAGGAGCAGGATCTGCCAAGCGTGACCCCGGATGGTCATGTTCTGCCGCTGATGGTCAATACCGGCTTGGCGCTGGATTCCGTCGCGTCGCTCAAGTCGCGGGTCGGCGGAGTCGGGCTTTACCGCACCGAAGTGCCGTTCATGATGAGTGACCGCTTCCCCAGCGAACAGGAGCAGGCGCGTCTGTATCGTGAGCAGCTGCTGGGCTTTGCGCCGCTGCCGGTCACCATGCGCACGCTGGATATCGGCGGCGACAAGGACCTGCCCTATTTCCCGATCAACGAGGCCAATCCCTTCCTGGGCTGGCGAGGCATCCGGGTGACACTCGATCACCCCGAGGTATTGATGGTGCAGCTGCGGGCCATGCTGCGTGCCGCGGAAGGGCTGGACAATCTGCGCATCATGCTGCCGATGATCTCGGGAATCGAGGAAGTCGATGCGGCGCTGGCGCTGGTCAATCGGGCGCTGGTCGAGCTGGCCGAAGAGGGCATCAACGTCTCGCGACCGAGTGTCGGCGTGATGATCGAAGTACCGGCGGCGCTCTACCAGCTGGAAGCGCTCGCCACCCGGGTCGACTTCTTCTCGGTGGGCTCCAATGATCTCACCCAATATCTGCTGGCGGTGGATCGCAACAACCCGCGCGTGGCGAGTCTCTACGATGCCTGCCATCCGGCGGTGTTGCGCGCCCTGGCACGTCTGTCGGAAGAGTCGCGTGCGCTCAAGATGCCGGTGAGCGTCTGCGGTGAGCTGGCGGGCGACCCCGCCGGGGCCTTGCTGCTGCTGGGCATGGGCTTTGACAGCCTGTCGATGAATGCCCCGAGCCTGCCGCGCGTGCGCGCGGCCATTCGGCGAGTGTCACTGAGTGCGGCGCAGGGACTGGTGGACGAGGTACTGTGCCAGCCCACCGCCGATGAGGTTCATGCCCTGTTGCTCCATCGCCTGCAGGCGTGGGATCTGGACCACCTGCTGCCACCGCGCGACAACGCGCCAGTGGCACAGAAGGCCGGCGAGACGACTAGCTGA
- a CDS encoding HAD family hydrolase, whose protein sequence is MSLAIFDLDNTLIAGDSDHAWGEFLVEQGAVDANVYREANERYYQLYQSGELDIHEYLAFSLKPLAENSPEQLAAWHQQFMAAKIEPIILPRAEELLARHRARGDTLLIITATNRFITAPIADRLGVDELIAIEPEIVNGRYTGRVSGVPSFQAGKVTRLEAWLAERDHTLDGSTFYSDSINDLPLLERVDTAIAVDPDEQLRAAADARDWRIISLRD, encoded by the coding sequence GTGAGTCTGGCCATCTTTGATCTCGACAATACCCTGATCGCCGGGGACAGTGATCACGCCTGGGGCGAATTTCTGGTCGAACAGGGCGCTGTCGACGCCAACGTCTACCGTGAAGCCAACGAGCGCTACTACCAGCTCTACCAGAGTGGCGAACTGGACATTCACGAATACCTGGCCTTCTCACTCAAGCCGCTGGCCGAGAACAGTCCGGAGCAGCTGGCGGCCTGGCACCAGCAGTTCATGGCCGCCAAGATCGAGCCCATCATCCTGCCGCGAGCGGAAGAGCTGCTGGCACGTCACCGGGCACGCGGCGACACCCTGCTGATCATCACCGCCACCAATCGCTTCATTACCGCTCCCATCGCGGACCGCCTCGGCGTCGATGAGCTGATCGCCATCGAGCCCGAGATCGTCAACGGCCGCTACACCGGACGCGTCAGCGGCGTCCCCAGCTTCCAGGCCGGCAAGGTGACCCGCCTCGAGGCATGGTTGGCCGAGCGTGACCACACCCTGGATGGCAGCACCTTCTACAGCGACTCCATCAATGACCTGCCGCTGCTGGAGCGTGTCGATACTGCCATCGCAGTGGACCCGGATGAGCAACTGCGCGCTGCCGCTGATGCGCGTGATTGGCGCATCATTTCGCTGCGCGACTGA
- a CDS encoding FAD-dependent oxidoreductase: protein MSSTTYDVLIVGGGVSGTALLYELARYTDLKSVGLVEKYDHVAIVNSHGRNNSQTIHCGDIETNYTVEKARVTKRTAGMVVNFATKLSESERDHIVYKYPKMVLAVGAKECQFLRKRFDTFKQLFPNLKLLERDDIAELEPKVVEGRRPDEEIVALGSTDEYTAVNYTTLSEAFVSEGEKAAAEKGMNFDVRLSTAVEDIRKEGDVYKVKTDKGELSARYVVVSAGGHSLLFAHKMGYGLDKSCLPMAGSFYFTPKVLNGKVYTIQNENLPFAAVHGDPDVLVEGKTRFGPTALMLPLLERYNGKTFWEFLKVLRMDRNVVKALWDLMKVRDIRNYIFKNFMFEVPVLRERLFHGDIKKIVPSLDVKDVSFAKGFGGVRPQLIDKSKQKLVMGEAKINPGTGIVFNMTPSPGGTSCLGNAEKDMYLAQEFLGFKIDKDAFERDLLTGEIELTEIERPEASSLM, encoded by the coding sequence ATGTCCTCAACGACATACGATGTCCTGATTGTGGGTGGCGGCGTGTCCGGCACCGCCCTTCTCTATGAACTCGCCCGCTACACCGACCTCAAGTCGGTCGGCCTGGTGGAAAAGTACGACCACGTCGCGATCGTCAACTCGCACGGTCGCAACAACTCCCAGACCATTCACTGCGGCGACATCGAGACCAACTACACGGTCGAGAAGGCGCGTGTGACCAAGCGCACCGCGGGCATGGTGGTCAACTTCGCCACCAAGCTCAGCGAGAGTGAGCGCGATCACATCGTCTACAAGTATCCGAAGATGGTGCTGGCGGTCGGTGCCAAGGAATGCCAGTTCCTGCGCAAGCGTTTCGACACCTTCAAGCAGCTGTTCCCCAACCTGAAGCTGCTCGAGCGTGATGATATCGCCGAGCTGGAGCCGAAGGTGGTGGAAGGTCGTCGTCCTGACGAGGAAATCGTCGCGCTGGGTTCCACCGACGAATACACCGCCGTCAACTACACCACCCTGTCGGAGGCCTTCGTCAGCGAGGGCGAGAAGGCAGCGGCCGAGAAAGGCATGAACTTCGACGTTCGCCTCTCGACCGCCGTGGAAGACATCCGCAAGGAAGGTGACGTCTACAAGGTCAAGACCGACAAGGGCGAGCTCAGCGCACGCTATGTCGTGGTCAGCGCCGGCGGACATTCCCTGCTGTTCGCCCACAAGATGGGTTACGGCCTGGACAAGTCCTGCCTGCCGATGGCCGGCTCCTTCTACTTCACTCCGAAGGTGCTCAACGGCAAGGTCTACACCATCCAGAACGAGAACCTGCCGTTCGCCGCCGTCCACGGCGACCCGGACGTGCTGGTGGAAGGCAAGACCCGCTTCGGTCCGACCGCCCTGATGCTGCCGCTGCTGGAGCGCTACAACGGCAAGACCTTCTGGGAGTTCCTCAAGGTGCTGCGTATGGACCGCAACGTCGTCAAGGCCCTGTGGGACCTGATGAAGGTGCGCGACATCCGCAACTACATCTTCAAGAACTTCATGTTCGAGGTGCCGGTGCTGCGTGAGCGTCTGTTCCACGGCGACATCAAGAAGATCGTGCCGAGCCTGGACGTCAAGGACGTCAGCTTCGCCAAGGGCTTCGGTGGCGTTCGCCCGCAGTTGATCGACAAGAGCAAGCAGAAGCTCGTGATGGGCGAAGCCAAGATCAATCCGGGCACCGGCATCGTCTTCAACATGACGCCGTCACCGGGTGGCACCAGCTGTCTGGGCAATGCCGAGAAGGACATGTATCTCGCGCAGGAATTCCTTGGCTTCAAAATCGACAAGGACGCCTTCGAGCGTGACCTGCTGACCGGCGAGATCGAACTGACCGAGATCGAGCGTCCGGAAGCCTCTTCACTGATGTAA
- the rsd gene encoding sigma D regulator, whose protein sequence is MLEECTTAAERFRGVHQLVDRWLDQRREMLVCFMDLHEACVSGLEQLEMTRVNRFIELLMDYISAGHFEVYPQLKEEGRVFEDTAALAVCEQLMQRLEPSTELVLSFDEDFSSPTRCQHYRARLPEWLARLQQGLTERFALEDQLIQRLHAVHEPIARSGQSVS, encoded by the coding sequence ATGCTGGAGGAATGCACCACTGCGGCGGAACGCTTTCGTGGCGTTCATCAGTTGGTTGATCGCTGGCTGGATCAGCGACGCGAGATGCTGGTCTGCTTCATGGATCTGCACGAGGCTTGCGTCAGTGGCCTCGAGCAGCTCGAGATGACGCGCGTCAATCGCTTCATCGAGCTTCTGATGGACTACATCTCGGCGGGGCATTTCGAGGTCTATCCCCAGCTCAAGGAAGAAGGCCGTGTCTTCGAGGACACCGCGGCACTGGCGGTCTGTGAGCAGCTGATGCAGCGTCTGGAGCCCTCCACCGAGCTGGTGCTGTCCTTCGATGAGGATTTCTCCAGCCCTACCCGCTGCCAGCACTATCGCGCACGACTGCCGGAATGGCTGGCTCGTCTGCAGCAGGGACTGACCGAGCGTTTCGCGCTGGAGGATCAGCTGATCCAGCGTCTGCATGCGGTGCATGAGCCTATTGCCCGGTCGGGCCAATCGGTGTCCTGA
- a CDS encoding disulfide bond formation protein B, protein MTQADKQSGQQPVARKSGLASWSGRQWCLLGALGCAFLLGVAFVLQFAFDLAPCSLCIFQRVAVAVAGVFFLLGALHGPGRVGTRIYALGALAGSIGAVVLAGRHIWLQSLPPDQVPACGPGLNYMLEVLPVWDVITQVLNASGECAQISAQWLGLSIPQWSLIGFCGLALVPLAMLWSSLRR, encoded by the coding sequence ATGACACAAGCGGACAAACAATCGGGGCAGCAGCCGGTAGCGCGCAAGAGCGGACTGGCGAGCTGGAGCGGGCGTCAATGGTGTCTGTTGGGAGCGCTGGGGTGCGCCTTTCTGCTGGGCGTGGCCTTCGTGCTGCAGTTCGCCTTCGATCTGGCGCCGTGTTCGCTGTGCATCTTCCAGCGCGTGGCGGTGGCCGTGGCAGGCGTCTTCTTCCTGCTGGGGGCCTTGCATGGCCCCGGGCGCGTCGGCACGCGCATCTACGCGCTGGGCGCACTGGCCGGCAGCATCGGTGCGGTCGTGCTGGCGGGGCGTCATATCTGGCTGCAGTCTCTGCCGCCGGATCAGGTGCCGGCCTGTGGCCCGGGCCTCAACTACATGCTGGAAGTGCTGCCGGTATGGGATGTGATCACCCAGGTGCTCAACGCCTCCGGTGAGTGCGCCCAGATCAGCGCGCAGTGGCTGGGTCTCTCGATCCCGCAGTGGTCGCTGATCGGCTTCTGTGGGCTGGCGCTGGTACCGCTGGCGATGCTGTGGAGCAGCTTGCGCCGTTGA